Below is a genomic region from Demequina sp..
GGCGCGGCGGCCGGGCCTCGGCGTGGGGGGTGCTCGTGAGCGAGGTCATGCTGCAGCAGACCCCGGTCGCGCGCGTGGAGCCCGTGTGGCGCGAGTGGATGGACCGCTGGCCCAGCGCCGCGGCCCTCGCCTCCGCCAGCCAGGCCGACGCTGTTCGCGCCTGGGGGCGCTTGGGTTACCCCCGCCGCGCGGCCAGGCTCTGGGAGTGCGCGCGCATGCTCGTGGCGCGGCACGGCGGGGAGGTGCCGACGTCGCGAGAGGAGTTGCTCGCCCTGCCGGGAGTTGGCGACTACACGGCCGCGGCCGTCACGTCCTTCGCGCACGGGGGTCGCGCGGCGGTGCTGGACACGAACGTCAAGCGCATCTTCGCGCGGATCTGGGGCGGCGAGCAGTTTCCGCCGCCGGGCGTCACCGCTGCGGAGCGGGCGCTCGCGGACCGCATCCTGCCTGATGATCCGGCCCTCGCCGCCGAGTGGGCGGTCGCGTCAATGGAGCTCGGCGCGCTTGTCTGCACCGCGCGCTCGCCCCGGTGCGATG
It encodes:
- a CDS encoding A/G-specific adenine glycosylase; the encoded protein is MPRESPDDAIVAAVLHWYAREGRDLPWRGGRASAWGVLVSEVMLQQTPVARVEPVWREWMDRWPSAAALASASQADAVRAWGRLGYPRRAARLWECARMLVARHGGEVPTSREELLALPGVGDYTAAAVTSFAHGGRAAVLDTNVKRIFARIWGGEQFPPPGVTAAERALADRILPDDPALAAEWAVASMELGALVCTARSPRCDACPVSENCAWRAAGYPASGRVATTTQAWHGTDRQVRGRILAVLRESSEPVPVTGVDGVPAEQFGRALASLLADGLVTDRGDGTFSL